GCTCTTCGACACTTTCAATATGTTTTTGCTGCGCAGTGACACTTTTTTGAAGCAACCCCTGAACCAGAACAGGGAGATCCTCTTTGCGATCCCGAAGAGGCGGTAAATGCAGTTCAATCACATTCAGCCGGTAATACAAATCCTCCCGAAACCGCTTGGCCTTCACCTCCTCACGTAAATGCACGTTGGTGGCGACCACCAACCGGACATTGATTGAGGTGGAGCGCGTGGCCCCTACCCGCCGGATTTCCCGCTCTTGGACAGCACGAAGCAACTTGGCTTGAAGCATCATGGGCATTTCACTGATTTCATCCAAAAACAACGTGCCATCGTGAGCCTCTTCAAATAAACCGGGTTTATCCGTCTTCGCATCCGTAAAGGCGCCCCGCACATGGCCAAAAAGTTCGCTTTCCAACAACAGCTCAGGAATGGCCGCACAGTTCACCGGAACAAAAGGCGCGGCCTTACGCTGGCTATTAAAATGAATGGCTTTGGCCACAAGCTCTTTTCCAGTCCCACTTTCTCCCGTGATTAAAATATTCGTCTGTGAATCGGCCACTCGTCGGATCAGATCAAAAATTTCTTTCATCGGTTTGCTTTTCCCCAGAATCTGGTCAAAGGAAAATTCCCGGCTGACCTGTTGCCGTAATTGCTTGACCTCCTGGCGAAGCAGCGCCTCTCGCATGGCTTTCGCCACCGTCACCGTTAATTCATTGCTCTTGATGGGCTTGGTGAGATAGTCGAACGCGCCTTGCTTCATCGCATCAACGGCCGACTCAACGGTGCCGAATGCCGTCATCATGATGAGATTCGACTCCGGATGCTTTCGAAGGACATGATCCAATAATCCCAGCCCGTCCATGCCTTTCATCCGTAAATCCGTCACGACCACGGGAAATTTCTCCGTTTCCATCCGGATAA
The Nitrospiraceae bacterium DNA segment above includes these coding regions:
- a CDS encoding sigma-54-dependent Fis family transcriptional regulator; this encodes MINDSPSVLVVDDEPEMRQLLRDILEEEHYRVMVASDGHDALIRMETEKFPVVVTDLRMKGMDGLGLLDHVLRKHPESNLIMMTAFGTVESAVDAMKQGAFDYLTKPIKSNELTVTVAKAMREALLRQEVKQLRQQVSREFSFDQILGKSKPMKEIFDLIRRVADSQTNILITGESGTGKELVAKAIHFNSQRKAAPFVPVNCAAIPELLLESELFGHVRGAFTDAKTDKPGLFEEAHDGTLFLDEISEMPMMLQAKLLRAVQEREIRRVGATRSTSINVRLVVATNVHLREEVKAKRFREDLYYRLNVIELHLPPLRDRKEDLPVLVQGLLQKSVTAQQKHIESVEEPAMARLMDYQWPGNVRELENILERAATLTQGKKICLDDLPSNIRNIQGDGQLIGDAAERLLPLEQLEKSYIRRVLEKMGGNKYQTAHVLGIDRKTLYRKLAEMEDVV